One Corallococcus exiguus DNA segment encodes these proteins:
- a CDS encoding ribonucleotide-diphosphate reductase subunit beta — protein sequence MLLDPGMNLTLRPMAYPVFFEMYRNAIKNTWTVEEIDFSTDLVDLRSKMTDAERHLIHRLVAFFATGDSIVGNNLVLNLYKHLNAPEARMYLSRQLYEEALHVQFYLTLLDSYVPDPAERAKAFAAVDNIPSIQRKARFCMKWMDSIQALDQVRSKSDRRQFLLNLICFAGCIEGLFFFAAFAYVYFLRSKGLLNGLAAGTNWVFRDESAHMTFAFEAIKTARKEEPDLFDAGMEKDVVQMMRDAVECETQFAQDLLSGGVMGLSVQEMRGYLEYVADQRLQMLGIAPVFHTKNPLHFMDLQDVQELTNFFERRVSSYQVAVGVGAANDVVFDAAF from the coding sequence ATGCTGCTCGATCCGGGAATGAACCTGACGCTGCGCCCCATGGCGTATCCCGTCTTCTTCGAGATGTACCGCAACGCCATCAAGAACACCTGGACGGTGGAGGAGATCGACTTCTCCACGGACCTGGTGGACCTGCGCTCGAAGATGACGGACGCGGAGCGTCACCTCATCCACCGGCTGGTGGCCTTCTTCGCCACGGGCGACTCCATCGTCGGCAACAACCTGGTGCTCAACCTCTACAAGCACCTGAACGCGCCCGAAGCGCGCATGTACCTGTCGCGCCAGCTCTATGAAGAGGCCCTGCACGTCCAGTTCTACCTGACGCTGCTGGACAGCTACGTGCCGGACCCGGCGGAGCGCGCCAAGGCCTTCGCGGCGGTGGACAACATCCCGTCCATCCAGCGCAAGGCGCGCTTCTGCATGAAGTGGATGGACAGCATCCAGGCGCTGGATCAGGTCCGCTCCAAGTCGGACCGCCGCCAGTTCCTGCTGAACCTCATCTGCTTCGCGGGCTGCATTGAAGGACTCTTCTTCTTCGCGGCCTTCGCCTACGTGTACTTCCTGCGCAGCAAGGGTCTGCTGAACGGTCTGGCCGCGGGCACCAACTGGGTGTTCCGCGACGAGTCCGCCCACATGACCTTCGCCTTCGAGGCCATCAAGACCGCGCGCAAGGAGGAGCCGGACCTCTTCGACGCGGGCATGGAGAAGGACGTCGTGCAGATGATGCGCGACGCGGTGGAGTGCGAGACGCAGTTCGCCCAGGACCTGCTGAGCGGCGGCGTGATGGGCCTCTCCGTACAGGAGATGCGCGGCTACCTGGAGTACGTGGCCGACCAGCGCCTGCAGATGCTGGGCATCGCCCCCGTCTTCCACACCAAGAACCCGCTGCACTTCATGGACCTGCAGGACGTGCAGGAGCTCACCAACTTCTTCGAGCGCCGCGTGTCGTCCTACCAGGTCGCCGTGGGCGTGGGCGCCGCCAACGACGTCGTCTTCGACGCCGCCTTCTAG